The sequence below is a genomic window from Phyllostomus discolor isolate MPI-MPIP mPhyDis1 chromosome 11, mPhyDis1.pri.v3, whole genome shotgun sequence.
tgtcCAGTCCTCAGTCCTGCTCCGGCTGCTCTCCCATCCGTGTCATTGGTGCCAACCCCGTGGCTTCTCCCCGAACTGGCCCGCAGAGCAGAACAAACTGGTCCCCGTGGCCTGCCGGTCCTCCAGCATTGGGTGTGACATTCTATGCAGACGTGTGACACAGAACATCCCACGTCCTGTCCCCGCCCCACCAGGTGTCCGTGTGCATCCAGACAGGTGTGGCCGCCCACACCCGACATCTAGCACTTTCTCCGAAATGGTAACCACCACGGGAATGATTCCCCAGGTGCAATCACAGTGACACCAGTTCACACCTGACACTCAAGCAACGAAAAGCTCAGCCCGGTTCCACGTCCTCTGAACACTTTGGCCCAGATCATAAGAGTCTGCAGACACCTGCACCGTGACACGGAACGCACACTTACTTTAAAGGAACGTGATGTGTTTCCTTGGGCTCcgagcccccctcccaccaggacTCCCCGTCTCCTGCGACAGGAGGCCTGTTCCGGTCCTCAGACGAGGAGCCCACCTGCTGAGCCATCTCCTCCTGGGGTCACGAGCCAGCAACATCCGAGTCCTCTGAACGCCCCCGAAACTGTGAGGGGCGGCGTCCCTCCGGCCCGGGCATCAAGCTCGAGCTGGTCACTTGCAAACGTACGTCACGGGGACCCTCACGACCGCAGACGCCTTGTCCGGGGCACAGCCCGGTCCCCAGCTGCCCGCGGCCGCAGGGCCCCCTTCGCGGCACGgaccagggagagacaggaagctCCGCGTGACGCCGCCCGGTCTCGCCCCGGGAACTGCCACCGTGCGGTGCCCAGTGTCAGCAGAACGGACTGGGCGCGGGATCCAGGTGGCTCTGTGAGCACGCATGGTGTCCTTGAACTCTGAACAATCAGTAAGCCCCGGGGGTCCACACTGGCAACGCACAGCGTTACAACAAAGGGGGGCGAGCCGGTTGTGTTTAGCCCTTGTGCCCCGTCAAGGCAGTTCCGTGCTGACTCTGTGACGGCACCTCGGAACTCACAGCCGGGAGCACACAGTGTTGACCGGACGAACCGCATCATGCATGCCTGCTCTGTCCCCTGGTGTCCCCATGTCACTCTGCCACGTGCTCTTCGAAGGGTATCGTATAAGATGCGCTGCCCTCACCAGAATCGCACGATGCTTGCTGGCCACAGCAGAGGCGGGGGCTCCAAGCGAGCTCGCCTTCAGCTCCGTCAGCAGCGGTGAGTGAGTTTAACCttctctggggcgggggggcggggggagtgctTCTCTCCTTGAGTCCATTATGAAGTGTGCCAGTGAGGGGACTCTTCCCCGCTGGCCAACGGTTAAATCAGGCCAGCACCCTGGCTGCTGCCAGCTTTCCTCGCCCAGATATGCTCTTTGGGAAACATTCCGTCTCCAAAGATTTACAATCCAAGCAACAGTCCATCGTCGCTCCACCACGGGGTGTGATTATCAACACGCCTGAACTCAAACACGTGACACCCGCCTGAGTCGACAGCGAGCTGAAGCCTCTTGGGGCGTGGGTGGGCCCGCCCCCACCTGCGACCAGCGGGCGGCGGAGAACGTGCGGCTGCTGCTTACTGGACGAGAGCTCCTGTCGGTCACCAAAGGTTTTTACCTCGAATGCTGACACATTTGGAGCTGAGCCAGCCAAAGCCCGTGCACGTGGGGGCAGGAGCCTCCTCTTCCGGCTGTGGGAGGGGTCTGCTTCATCTCCACCCTCCAGCCAGGACGTGGGCGGATCCCCACGGTTGCTGATGGAGCTCACCTAGGCCCACTCCCCGCACCAGCTCCGCCCGGCCTGCTGAAGGCCGGTGAGCTCCCgggccccacagggctccccACTTGGCCGCCTGCGCACCCCACTCCACACTCTCCTGGATGCACCGTGGGCCCGAGTGCCCGTCCGTGggcccgcctgcccgccctgAGGCTGCTTCTTTTGgtcacccctccccactccagggtACCTGTCCCCATGCATCCCCTGTCTCACACCATCTACCCGACAAGCAAAGCGAAGCGAAAAGGAACACGCGAGGTCGCGGAGCGGTTCTTCCGCCAGTGCCTCGAACAGCCTGGGAGGCCCCAGCACGAGCTTCTACCCTCAAAGCCGCAAATGCCCCGGTGGCCCTCAGCCCGCCcgccactctccccctcccctgcaccgcTCCCTCCGCCCCCCTTCCCAGTGCGGACACTCTGCACTCTGATTTCTGCTCCCTGGCGCccttcccatcctcccctcccaggaggccTTCCCCATCCCGGGGCCGCCAGAGAGGACGCCCGGGGCACCCCAGCTCGCCCTAATCGGGGCCCTCCTCGCCTCTGTCTGGCTTCTCCGGCAGATTGAGCACGAAGGGAAAGAGCGCGCCCCGCACATCCAGGGGGGCGCCCAGCGCCTCGGCCTCGAAGCTGCCTCCCGCACCCTCCTCCGCGCCGGGCTCGCGGTCCCGCGGAGGCACGAAGCGCCAGGTGCCGGTGCGGCTCACGCAGTAGATGCTGTCGCCCAGCGCCGCGCAGCGGAAGGGCTGCAGGCCTGACGGGGCGCCCGGGGGCCGCAGGTGCGAGGCGCAGCGGCTCCACTGCTTGGCCAGGCAGTGGTAGCGCAGCACGCTGACCCCGCCGGCCTGCCCCGCGGCCTGCGCGTCGCTGCGGCCCCCGCACAGGTCGAAGCGGTAGATGAAGCCGTCCAGCGCCACCATGTCCGCCGAGCGCTCGCGGCTGCTGCTGCACGGGCACTCCTGCCACTCGTCGCGCCGCGGGTCGTACTTGAGCAGGCGGTAGAAGAGCGAGCCCCCGGACACGTAGATCTCCCCGTTGCAGGTGGCGGCCTCGTGCGCCACGGCGAAGGCCCCCCGGGGCAGCGGGGCCACGGCGGCCCAGCGGTCGGCGCGCGGGTCGTAGCGCTCCACGCTGAGCAGGCACTCGCCGCCCACGGCGTACAGGTGGCCGTCCAGGgccagcagctgcagctgggAGCGCGCCTGGCGCAGCGGCCGCACGGTGCTCCAGCGGTCCGTAGCCGGGTTGTAGCAGAAGACCTGGTCCGAGGGGCGCGCGCGGCCGTCGGGGCCCGCGGGCGCCACGCCGCCGGCCACGAAGAGGTAGTTGTAGAGCACGCACAGGCCGCAACCCCGCGCGGGCGCGCCCTCCGGCAGCCGCGTCAGCTCGCGCCACTCGCCGGCCTCCTCGTGCCAGCAGTAGACGGCGGCGTCCCCGCGGCCCTCCGCGTCCCCCGACGGGCTCTGCGGCCGGCTGCCGGCGCGCTCCCCGGCGGTCCCGAGCGCGGCAGCCAGCAGGTGGGCCCGGCCGGCGCGCAGGCGGCGGCGCAGCAGCAGGTCGCGCTCGGCCCCGGAGAGGCGCCCGAACACCGCGGGCTCGCGCAGCACCTCCAGGTAGTGGTCGCTCATGAAGCGGTAGGCGGCGTCGCGGAGCTCCGTCAGCCGCTGCCTCTTGGCCGTGCTCAGCACCTCCAGGCAGTTGGCGAGGCTCAGCTGCGGCGCCACGGCCTCGGTCGCGCGCTGCGCGGCGCAGGGCAGCTGCAGGCGGCGCGCGCCGGCCACCACCTCGGCCACGTTGTCGGGGCGCACGCCCGCCATGCGCCCGCTGTACGCGTAGGCCAGCAGCAGCCGCAGCGCCGCCCAGCCCACGCCGGTCACCCGCAGCACGTCCCGCGACGCGCGCGCACGGAAGTAGTCGCTGCGCGCCGCCAGCACAGCCTTGTGTGCCCGCAGCCGGCGGCCCGACACCTCGATGACCAGGTCCGGCTCCCCGTGCGCGGGCCCGACGCCGGGGGGCACGGGCGCGGGGTCCTCGGGCTCCTCCCAGGACGTGGGCTCCTCCGGGGACGCGGGCTCTTCCGGGAACGCGGTCTCCTCGGAGTCCTCGGGCGACAGGGCGCCGGAGCTGCCGACTTCCCACTGCCTCTCCACCACCCGCTGGCCGCTGCGACCCGAGGGCGGGGAGGCCGCTGCGCCCTCCGCAGCGGAGGCGCGGGACTGCGGCGGGGACTCGTCCCCGGAGCTGAAGCACAGGGACGCGCTGAGGCTGCAGGGTGACTGCGCCGGGGACACAGCGCCCTCCCCCGCAGCTGCATCCGGCGGCTGCAGGCTGCCCTCTCCCGGAGCCTCGGGCGCGCCGCCGCCCCCAGCCTGGCCGCACACTCCCTGGGCCAAGAGGCCCCGGGGCTCGGGGCCGCCGTCGTCCCCCGGGAAGAGGACGCAGGGGGCCACCGGACTCTCCATGGCAGCGCGGCCCTCCCCTCAGGAGCCCACCATGACTTCGGGCTGCTCAAGGTCGAAGGGTCTCCTCTGTGGCCTCGGGCCTCACACGCCTCTCCTGGCAAGGGATCGGATTTTACTTCTGGGTCCTCTCGGGGCTTTGTTCACACGCCGCgcccctggccccctccccaccctcctctcctgggAAGAGGGCGCGCCAGCCCCGGGTGCCTCTCCGAGAACCCAGGGAACCCGCTGGCGTCACCCTTGGCTGGCCACGTGCTGAGGCCGCGGTGCTTGGTCCCCAGGCCGGGTGGCGCCGCCTCTGTCggcccccagggcagccctgcagCCGGCCCCGCTGGGCGTGTGGCGGCTGCCTCCCTGCAGAGCCGGGCTTCAGGGGCACGGGACACACCAGGGCGCACCCTCTCCCTGCGTGCCAGTCTGCACTCCACCACCTGGGTGCCCCTGGCACCCGCAGATCGGAGACCGGGACCTCACACTTCAGGGCCTTGACTTTAGCTCCCTCTTCCGTGAAGAGCCACCCCAGGGTGCTGCCCCTTTTCGTGACTCCCACTTGTCACTCGGGGTTATGAGAAGTCAGCAAGGGGCGTGTCCGTCGTGGGTCCCGCCGTCAGCGGCTCTGGCGATACGGTGGGGTCGGCCGTTCACCTGCGCGAGTCTGCACCCCACTTGCCAGGTGCGTGCTGGAAAACCGGGGTCACGCGCCCGGCGCTGCTCAGTGGGGGGCCTCGCTGCGTCACTTCCTCCGCCGGACGGTCAGCAGCTCCCTTATCAGTGCGCGTCACTCGCCGTCGGTTCCTGTGGGTCGGGGAGAGAGAGGATGTTGAGCCTGCGTTCCCGGGGACCAGCTGTGCCGGTGGCTCTCGTCCCACTTCCCGCCGCAGGTCTCGGGTCACAGAGGTCAGCccggtgggaggggcctggcgtTTCCTCTGGACGGTTCGGCGATCAGACCTACCTGAGCAGCAGGGATCTAAAAACCTgcccctcactgcccctcccccggcgGTGGGGGCCTGTGGGGGGAGCTCAGTTCAGGCGGCCGGGCTTCGACGCAccgggctgggctgtgggccgcGACCCAGCGTGTGGGACAAAGCAGGCGACTGTCCGGTCTCCCAGTCTCCCCCCAGTGAAGCACACACAACAGGAAACGGAGCGTGCGTGCCTGAACAGCACAGCCGGTCCCAGTCACCTCACCGTTTTACGGCCCCGGGGCACGCCCCCCGAATTCTCCCCCAGCCCTTATCTAGCCTCTGGCAGGACAAATATTTGGAGGCAGGTGAGGACTGGGAGACAGGTGCGGGGGCGGGTCTGCCCCCAAAGCCGCCGGCCTGCTCGCTTTTGGACTCACGGGTGTGGAGAGCCTCGGGGAGGCGACTCTCCAAAAAGTTCttgtgcagcaaaggaaaagCCAAACAACTTGGCCGAACCTCCGTGGAGACTCCGCAGGGGCAGGGGCTCGGCGGCCTCGGGCCCCACCGTCCCAGCTTtcccaggaagggggagagggaagacccATGCCCCCCAGGGCTCAGGCTCACGGCCCCCCAGGGGATGCGCTCGCCTCCCAAAGGAGACGGGATGTCGCTCACCCACCTGCAACACCTGCCGATTCCCGGCTCCTCACACTTCATGCTGTGACCTGACGCCCGAGCCGGGCGTGTGCATGCCTGCGTGTGTGCCTGCGTGTGCATGTGCATCTGCTTGCCCAGCTCTCCCTGCTACAGGGTCAGTGAAAACCTCTCGCTGATCATTCTCAGGCGTGAGATGTTCAgcactccccccgcccctcccgacGCCTGGAACGATTTATCTCCGGGGCACATCCTCGAGGGAGGCGCTGCCCGGGGACCCGGGGAAGCACCGTGAGAACTGCTGAGAGTGACCCCgggcccctgggggcggggggaggggggagatgcTGAGCAGCTGCTGACGGGACGGGACGGGACAGGACAGGCTGTTTACTCAGCTGCCCCGCTGCCCCCTCAGCCCCCCGGGGGCCGCGTCCCTGGAAGGGCAGAGAGCACAGGCCCCCGGCGCCGGCGGAATGTGATGACAAGCCGGAAACCTCCGGGGGTTTTGCAAACAAAGCCTCTGGCACTGTCCCAAGGGCTCGGCTGAGCCACCCTCGGGAGAGCCGGGCACGAGCGAAGCCCCGCTCACCTGCCTCCCCCGAGTGTGCACGGCCCCGCGCGTCTGAGACAAACCCGGGAGCGGGCTGTCACCCGGCTCTCCCCCCCACGCTCCTGCACAACACGGAAGCCCTCGGAGGGCCTCCGGAAACgtggtgtttgtcttttcccTCTGGCCGGGGCCAGGGTCCCGGAACTTCCCGTGCTCTCTTTGCTGTGGCTCATTAGCAAGTGCGGGAGCCATGGCCGGAGAGCCGTCGGCCGGCCGGGCCCCACAGGCGTGCGGGGGGCGACCAGCACCTTCCCACCATGGCCCCCACGCTCCCCCGGAGGATGGCGCTGCCGGGGAGAAGTGGTGCCACGCGGTGCTCACACCGGACCTTCCGAGCAGCACGCCCACACGCagacatacacatgcacacgGACACACCCACGCACACGTGCACACGGGCACACACGCTCGTTCCCACCAGACGCCCGTCCACTTCTACGCCCTGTGGACTGCACTGCACAGCCGCCTCCGGCCCCCTTCCTTTCACGTGCGTCTCACAGCAGGAAGGGCGCCGTGTCCACCCTGCTGGACCCCGAGCAGCACCAGCCCGCAGAGGTGATGGGGAGGGGGGCACTGTGCAATGGAGAATGTTCCGGGGCGCTGCGTCCTGCGGTGAGCGGTGGCCCGTGTCACTGCTGGACTCCAGCCCAAGGCCCCCGGCTGAGGGGGAGGGACGTGAGCCCCAGACTGCGTGGTCGGCCGCGCCGGGGCTCCGACAGTCTCCGTGCCGCCTGCCCCCTCGGCCACCACCGTCGCCAGCTGTTTggagggctgggaagggcagCGGGATTAAGGGCACGTCCCGCTGGACAGCGGGCCGTGAAAATCTGCCGAGCTGGCTGTCACGCCTCCTTCCCCGGACCTCGGACGTTGTCCAGTTGAGTTCTGAGAGCCGTGTGGGGCTGTGTGGCTCGGACGTTTCTCGGTTGGTGACTCGACCACACGTGAGAGTAGGGGCCGGTGACAGCCGCTGCCGGCCGCCCAGGGAGGAGCGCTGTGCGTGGGGACCTGTCTCCGGCCGGGTcagccagcctggcctccctTCCCCGGGCCACCTGCACGGTCCCAGCCTTCCAGGGGGTCTGGCGACCTGTCCCCCAGGGACTGGACCaatgacagagaaacagagaaaggagcTGAACGAGgaacccctaaccctaaccccccTTCCCATCCCCAGGAGCAGGGACTCGGCCTGCAGATGCCTTGGGCCGCAGCTGCTGCGCCAGCCCTCCAGGGAGCGCACTGCCGGTCACTGCCCTGGTGGTGTCAGGCTCGCCAGCTCCCACGGCTGCAGGAGCCGACCCTGCAGCCTGACCCCCTCCCTGTGCACGAACACCCACGTCCTCCCGGCTCTAACACCTGGCTCCGTGGCAGccgccccaccctgcctgtcCCTGCGTGTGCTGGGTGGCTGGGACGGGGCCGTCCCTCCTCGGTGAACGGGTCTTCACTTCCAGGCCACTGAGCCCGGGGACGGACGCCCACAAGCCACTGGCACCCAGACCCGATTCCAAAGACGAGACGCTGCACCTGGCACGGGGACTCGGGCCACAGGAGGGCcggggggcagggagcccaggggcccaggcacAGGGCATCAGAGCCCCCCAAGGCCACCAGGGTGTGTCCCCCTCAGCAGGACCTCCTCACTGTGACGGGGACACATGACAGTGCGACTTCTCAGGGGAGTTGGGGAGGAGGTGtggccccccctccacccccggtCCACAGCGTCTCAGCCACCAGACTCCCCAGGGGAGAGGCCTGGCCGTCCTGAGTCTGCTCGGCTCACCCAGCGCAGGGACCCCAGGGAGACAGAGacgctcgggggtggggggggccagtGTCTAGGCCGCCCAGCGGGGCCCTCAGACAAGCCTCCGGCGACCCAGGGGCTGACAGGAGCTGCACACCCCCGGCCCGCCTCCCGGACCCCTCAGGCTGCAGACTAGCAGGCAGTCACATCACTGTCCCCGCCGGTCTGAGCGGTGCAGGCGGCCTCGAGCCGCACTCACACGCTCGTTTGCGTCTCAGCTCGGGAGCCTGGACGGCCGGCACCTGGGCATCCGCAGAACCCGGGTCCCCCGAGGGCTCGCCTCGACCGCCTGGGGGAGGCGGACCAGAGAGGGGCGTCTTTCATAAGCATCGGACGCACTGCACCACCACTCGCCTCCCCAGGGCGCCTCCGACACTGCACACGGGGGCTCGGCTTCCACACACACGTGTCTGGGGCCGCAGACCTTCCGTCTGGGGTGCGTGGACTGTGGGACCGCTGGGGGCGGGACGGGCCAGGCTCTCGCTGCTGCCACGGTCTCAGGGGCGCTCTCCTGTGTCGACGGGAGCCCTGGGCAGCCCGCTCCGACCCCAGTTCGGGACCCAATCGAGGGACCACAGTGACGCGCGAGCCCACACAGGAgacagccccagccctggcagccgcagagagggggcggggcaaAGGCGGCAGGCTCGGGGCCGTCCACTCAGAGGTGCCCTGAGGCTCTGAGACTCAGGGGGAGATGGTAACAATGGTGTCGGAGAGTGGCACCGTGAGGGCCACCCGCTCCCGAGGCAGCGAGCCTGCACCCCTCCGTGGGAAGAGGCCTCGGTGCTGCAAGATCGACCCACGTTCTGTGTGACCCTTCACACCCTGGCACGTGCACCTGCACCACGAGAGAGCCACGATAATTAGGGATAAAAACGAGGCCAAGTTAAAACTgcgcccctgccccaggggtgcTGCGGGGCCCCGGTCGGCTCTCCAGGGAGCCCGGTCCATGCTCCGGGGCCTCTGCAGGTCCATACCCTCCTCCGCGTCCAGGCCCTCGGAACCTTGTCTCGGCTGGGGCGACCTGGGCGTTCACTGGATTGCACCCCGACACCCCTCCCTGGTCAGAGTCGGAGCTGCAAGGGCCGGGGCTGGCTCTGTTCCGCCGGCACCCCGGCCCCTGGACCGTGTGCCCGACCGTGGCAGTGGGCACTCAGCGAGCGTCTGTGACGGGAGGAGATGAATCTTCAGCCACCGGAACCACGTGGGCGTCGGTTCGTGTTTCCGCGGCCTCCTCTCCGGCAGAGGCTGGGCTGTTGGCAGAGAGGAGCTGCTCACAGTCCCTGCTCCAGTCTCAGAGTTAATCCTCCCTGTCAACGCTTCTGCCGCCGCGCCAGGCGCCCGCACCAGGGCTGTGGCCTCACCGCAGTCCAGGAAGGCCACCGAGGAGACGGCGGTCCCTCCAGCTCCAGGGCGGGGCGGCCGCCCCCTCGGGCACCAGGGGCAAGTGTGCTGTCaggggggccaggctgggccccgATCGGCCGCCCACTCCAGCCCACGGGCGGCCGGGCCTCGGAGCCGCGGGGCGTGGGCACCGCTGCCTGAGTCACGGCAGCTTCCCGCTCAGCCGCGAGCAGCTGCTGGCATTTAGCAAACAACGGAGGCGCGGAGGCGTCCGTGGTGCGCGGGGCCTCTGTTCTCGTGTGGGGACAAAGGCGCCCCGCATGCTCTCCCAGCCGAACAGCGACAACTGCTCTCACGCGGaagctgggggtggaggaggcaggggccgCGGGGACGTGGGGGTGGGCGCTCGGGAGCGCGGCCCGGGCCCGGCTGCCCCCTTTCCAGATGCTTCCCTCCTCCCGGTGGCAGGCCAGGTGCATGCGGGGCATCGGAGGCAGGACGCTCCCTGCGAAGGCAGAGTGCGGGAAGGTGGGCAGGACACCCGCACCCCGGAGCGCCTCCGGCTCCGGCTGCAGCCTGAAATGGACGGCCTTTAGCTCGGTTCTCCgtcccccccggccccccacccccccaggccccaggctgccgTCTGCACCGCACTCGAACCCTGCAGCTGGCGCTCACTTGGCCCTGTCTCTCGATCGCCGAGCCGTGAACAGCGGACGCTCAAAGGACTTCCCACCTGGTCACGGCGGCTGCTCGGTTACGAGCGGAATGCCAAGTACCACGGACGTGCCACCTGGGCAGTCGCTGGGCCGTCCTCGGCTCCTGCAGGGGGCCTCGAGGATCAGGACACCGAGAGCTGGGGGGGAGGCGTGGGGCCACGGGGCCCCCATCCCAGATCCCGATCAGAGGCCCAGTGATTGCCCCTCAGTGAGACTCGGAGCACCGGCAGGCAACCCTTTGGCCCTCAGTGCTGGGGGGGGGACGGGAGGGGCAGGAACCCACAGTCCGAAGGTGGCCTCCTGAGGTGCATGAGGCCCCCCACGGCACTGGCTTGTTCTCCCCCCTCAGAACAGATTCGGGGGAAGGTGGACGCCCAGAGGACGGCTGTGCAGGAAGCTGCGAGGTgattaattgttttattattgatttgagaaagagggggaggaagggagggggagcagcagagagggaggcagaacGGGGATTTGCTGCTCCGCTCGCTGATGCGTCTCGGGTTGACTAGCCTGCCAGCCCTGACCTGAGGCTGACCCCGCAAACCCGGGGTACCGGAGGGCGCTCTAActcactgagccacccggccaggaccAAGGgatggttaatttttaaaacctcccTTATGTAATGTTCCAGATTCAGCGGTCCCGCGTGAGCGAGGGACCCCAGGAAACCCTGCCCTGACCACGGAGCAGGCACGCCCCCTCCTCGCCCgcacgtgggggcggggcgggctgaGGGGCAGCCGCAGAAAAATGCGTCTGAACCGCACTCCGGGGCCTGGTGCAGTGACGCTGGGCTGGCCACTCGCGGGCTGCTTCGACGCTGCTCCTctcggcccccccaccccccaccccgtgccacCGTGACGTCAGACACGTGCACACGCGCCATAGCATCGCCACCGGCCATCCACGCGGTTGGTGGGGCAAAGGCTCCCCAAAAACAaagctttcagtttgcaggagcCCCGAGTAATCCGGGGCATcagctgggggagcaggggccgggatcccgggggggggggggggggccgagggCAGAGAGCCCCCGCGTTGCCCGCGGGCGCAGAGGTCGGCCTCTGCACGCACGGACTCCAAGACGTCGCCCAGGACCGGGAGGGGCCTCTCACCCCCACTTCCGTGGCCCCGAGACGGACAACCACAGTCCGGGCCCGGGCATCACGAGCAGAACGGGCACAACAGCGGCCCGCCGGCCACAAACCTGGCCCGGCCGCCCGGGAACGCTCGGCCGGGGTGCGGGGCGGCTCCTCCGGGCTGCGCTCAGATAGGCTGGGCGCAGTGACAGGCGACCCGTGGTGGGACAGCTGGTGGCCGCGGCGGTGTCTTCGGATGCAGTCGCCGCGGGGGcgcccgtcccccccccccccccggcacgcCTGCAGGCTGGCTGTCCCCGAATCCCGCCGAGCGCACTGCAGGACCTCCAGGTTGCCCAGAACGGAGGTCCGCGCACCCCCTGATCTCCCCCCACGCGCGCACCGCCACCCCCGCCGCCTCCCTGCCTGAGCGGCCCCCGCCCCCATCGGCGCTCCCTCACCCCCCTACCGTCACCCCAACCCTCCCGCGCCCCCGCTCCCCTGTCCTCGGGTTCCGGGGCGTTTCGCCGCGGCTTCCCCCGTGGCCACCCCTACCTCCTACCTCGCCGCCCAGCGTCTCGCCTGAGCTGGGGACGCGGCGCCTCTCACTGGGGTCTCCGGTGCGCGTGCGCGTGCGCAGGCCTCCGCCCGGCACCTGTGCGAGCGCCCGCGGTCCGCGCACCTTCCTGGCCCCCCAACCGCCCTCGCCCCCGGAAAGCGACCGCGGCGGACCCCGCACTCACCCGCGCGCGCCAAGGCCCAGCCGCTGGGAGGAGCGCGAGGCTGCGCGGGGGGCGGCTCCGAGTGGAGCGCGCCGgcgcgggccgggggcgggggctggtccGGGCCGGGTGGGGTGGCCTCGGCTGAGGCCCGGCGGGAAGGGGGCTCGAGGCGGGAGCGCGCCCGCCCGCGGCGCGTCACCCTGAACACCTGCTCCCCCGCGAACCGCGCGCGCGAGCCCCCACCCGCGGAGGGCAGGATGTCCCT
It includes:
- the KBTBD11 gene encoding kelch repeat and BTB domain-containing protein 11, translating into MESPVAPCVLFPGDDGGPEPRGLLAQGVCGQAGGGGAPEAPGEGSLQPPDAAAGEGAVSPAQSPCSLSASLCFSSGDESPPQSRASAAEGAAASPPSGRSGQRVVERQWEVGSSGALSPEDSEETAFPEEPASPEEPTSWEEPEDPAPVPPGVGPAHGEPDLVIEVSGRRLRAHKAVLAARSDYFRARASRDVLRVTGVGWAALRLLLAYAYSGRMAGVRPDNVAEVVAGARRLQLPCAAQRATEAVAPQLSLANCLEVLSTAKRQRLTELRDAAYRFMSDHYLEVLREPAVFGRLSGAERDLLLRRRLRAGRAHLLAAALGTAGERAGSRPQSPSGDAEGRGDAAVYCWHEEAGEWRELTRLPEGAPARGCGLCVLYNYLFVAGGVAPAGPDGRARPSDQVFCYNPATDRWSTVRPLRQARSQLQLLALDGHLYAVGGECLLSVERYDPRADRWAAVAPLPRGAFAVAHEAATCNGEIYVSGGSLFYRLLKYDPRRDEWQECPCSSSRERSADMVALDGFIYRFDLCGGRSDAQAAGQAGGVSVLRYHCLAKQWSRCASHLRPPGAPSGLQPFRCAALGDSIYCVSRTGTWRFVPPRDREPGAEEGAGGSFEAEALGAPLDVRGALFPFVLNLPEKPDRGEEGPD